A section of the Neofelis nebulosa isolate mNeoNeb1 chromosome 12, mNeoNeb1.pri, whole genome shotgun sequence genome encodes:
- the AK3 gene encoding GTP:AMP phosphotransferase AK3, mitochondrial, giving the protein MGASARLLRAVIMGAPGSGKGTVSSRITKHFALKHLSSGDLLRDNMLRGTEIGVLAKTFIDQGKLIPDDVMTRLALHELKNLTQCSWLLDGFPRTLPQAEALDRAYQIDTVINLNVPFEVIKQRLTARWIHPASGRVYNIEFNPPKTVGIDDLTGEPLIQREDDKPETVVRRLKAYEVQTEPVLEYYQKKGVLETFSGTETNKIWPYVYAFLQTRVPQVNQKASVTP; this is encoded by the exons ATGGGGGCGTCGGCGCGGCTGCTGCGCGCGGTCATCATGGGGGCGCCGGGCTCGGGCAAGGGCACCGTGTCGTCGCGCATCACCAAGCACTTCGCGCTGAAGCACCTCTCCAGCGGGGACCTGCTCCGAGACAACATGCTTCGGGGCACAG AAATCGGCGTGTTAGCCAAGACTTTCATCGACCAAGGGAAGCTCATCCCAGATGATGTCATGACTCGGCTGGCTCTACACGAGCTGAAAAACCTCACTCAGTGCAGCTGGCTGTTGGACG GTTTTCCAAGGACACTTCCACAGGCAGAAGCCCTGGACAGAGCTTATCAGATAGACACGGTGATTAATCTGAACGTGCCCTTTGAGGTCATTAAGCAGCGTCTCACTGCTCGCTGGATTCATCCCGCCAGCGGCCGAGTCTACAACATTGAGTTCAACCCTCCCAAAACCGTG GGCATTGATGACCTGACTGGAGAGCCTCTCATTCAGCGTGAGGACGATAAGCCAGAGACAGTTGTCAGGAGACTGAAGGCGTACGAAGTCCAAACAGAGCCGGTCCTGGAATATTACCA GAAAAAGGGGGTGTTGGAAACATTCTCCGGAACAGAAACCAACAAGATCTGGCCCTATGTCTACGCTTTCCTACAAACAAGGGTTCCACAAGTAAACCAGAAAGCATCAGTTACTCCATGA